CAAGTTCAAATATGAACAGACCAGAAAAGAAAAAGAAGCTAAGAAAAAGCAGAAGACCATTGATGTCAAAGAAATTCGTTTATCTCCGAACATCGATACCAATGACCTGAACACAAAGGTCAATGCAGCGAGAAAGTTTTTGTCAAAAGGGGATAAGGTAAAGGTCACACTGCGTTTTCGCGGACGTGAGATGGCGCATATGGCAAACAGCAAACATATTTTAGATGATGTGGCACAGCAGCTTTCCGATATTGCCGTGGTGGAAAAGGCGCCGAAGGTGGAAGGCAGAAGTATGACAATGTTTTTAACTGAGAAACGTTAGTTCGTACAGTTAAAATATAGAGTTGACTACAGTTTGATTTTTATTTGACAGGAGGAATGTAGCGATGCCCAAAATGAAGACAAGCAAAGCAGCAGCAAAACGTTTTAAAGTAACCGGAACGGGAAAATTAAAGAGAGCGAAAGCTTACAAGAGCCATATCTTAACGAAGAAGTCCACAAAGAGAAAAAGAAATCTCAGAAAGCCTGCGATTACTGATGCAACCAATGTTAAGAATATGAAGAAGATTTTACCGTATTTATAAGTCGCAAGGAGGAAATGAGAGATGGCAAGAATTAAAGGCGGTTTAAACGCA
The sequence above is a segment of the Lachnospiraceae bacterium JLR.KK008 genome. Coding sequences within it:
- the infC gene encoding translation initiation factor IF-3, producing MINEQIRDREVRVIGQDGEQLGVMPSREAMRLAEEAGLDLVKIAPTAKPPVCKIVDYGKFKYEQTRKEKEAKKKQKTIDVKEIRLSPNIDTNDLNTKVNAARKFLSKGDKVKVTLRFRGREMAHMANSKHILDDVAQQLSDIAVVEKAPKVEGRSMTMFLTEKR
- the rpmI gene encoding 50S ribosomal protein L35, which gives rise to MPKMKTSKAAAKRFKVTGTGKLKRAKAYKSHILTKKSTKRKRNLRKPAITDATNVKNMKKILPYL